A genomic window from Chlorobium phaeobacteroides DSM 266 includes:
- a CDS encoding DEAD/DEAH box helicase yields MSFDLLSEPIRKFIRDKGWEQLRPIQTAAIAKILASDDNFILASRTASGKTEAAFLPILSKVDFNDSGVQVLYISPLIALINDQFYRIEELCKNLDVTVTKWHGEANKTLKDRLIKQPTGIVLITPESLEAMFVNKPFNVKKLFSNLKYVVIDEVHSFIGTDRGTQLKSILSRLQRVNSQSFSIVGLSATIGDYNEAKKFIGNEKNTKVLLDRTAKEINSVFRFFKKEKEELPLELLKDLYIETKDNKVLIFPNSRGRAEEVAVKLKKISERVKGHPHYFSHHSSVDREVREYVEYFAKNNKRHNFCISCTSTLELGIDIGSVDEVVQIDATHSIASLIQRVGRSGRKDGESSNLFLYATTQWSLLQSIACWLLYNESFIEPPEKNEKPYDILVHQALSITKSHSGILLTELIKQLKENSAFNSIEQSEVEEILQNLIEIDFLEKLQREVIVGVQGEKVVNSREFYSVFKTEENFKVVNAGNTIGEIPFSPQIIEDENILLSAKIWKITFVDHKAKKIEVIPAKDGKKPIFFGGGAILHQKIREKMFEILYSKTEYDFLDEPSFEEIEMMRKDFSVFNIKDLQSERPLLTAEKHLQLFTFTGTRINRTLQLLLNIAGIKNTLDDSNSSFNIEVPKEDMISKWNYVSFPLTDIDTHISTLLETNPTLLDFSKWGNYLPKIYQVKLVKNKYFDIEQTKELLNKLKLINNKQT; encoded by the coding sequence ATGTCATTTGATTTACTTTCAGAACCAATACGAAAATTCATTCGTGATAAGGGTTGGGAGCAGTTGCGACCAATTCAAACAGCAGCTATTGCCAAAATTTTAGCATCAGACGACAATTTTATTTTGGCATCACGGACGGCATCGGGAAAAACAGAAGCTGCATTTTTGCCAATTCTTTCAAAAGTTGATTTCAATGATTCAGGTGTTCAAGTTCTTTACATTTCACCGTTAATAGCTTTAATTAATGACCAATTTTATCGTATTGAAGAACTTTGCAAAAATCTTGATGTAACAGTAACCAAATGGCACGGAGAAGCAAATAAAACTTTGAAAGATAGGCTAATCAAACAACCAACAGGAATTGTTTTGATTACACCCGAATCATTGGAAGCAATGTTCGTAAACAAACCTTTTAATGTTAAAAAGCTGTTTTCAAATTTAAAGTATGTTGTAATAGATGAAGTACATTCTTTCATTGGAACAGACAGAGGAACTCAATTAAAATCTATTTTAAGCAGACTTCAAAGGGTAAATTCCCAATCATTCAGCATTGTAGGACTTTCAGCAACAATTGGAGATTACAATGAAGCAAAAAAATTTATCGGTAATGAAAAAAACACCAAAGTGTTGCTTGATAGAACAGCCAAAGAAATCAATTCTGTTTTCCGATTTTTCAAAAAAGAAAAAGAAGAATTGCCTTTGGAACTTTTGAAAGACTTGTATATAGAAACCAAAGATAATAAAGTTTTAATATTCCCAAACAGCCGTGGACGAGCAGAAGAAGTAGCGGTAAAACTTAAAAAAATATCAGAAAGAGTAAAAGGACATCCACATTACTTTTCACATCACTCGTCAGTGGACAGAGAAGTAAGGGAGTATGTTGAATACTTTGCAAAGAACAACAAGCGACATAACTTTTGTATTTCTTGTACATCAACATTGGAACTTGGTATTGACATTGGTTCGGTTGACGAAGTTGTTCAAATAGATGCAACACATAGTATTGCTTCATTAATCCAAAGGGTTGGAAGAAGTGGTAGAAAAGATGGGGAAAGCAGTAATTTATTTCTTTATGCAACTACTCAATGGAGTTTACTACAATCTATTGCTTGTTGGCTTTTATACAATGAAAGTTTTATCGAGCCACCCGAAAAAAATGAAAAGCCTTATGATATATTAGTTCATCAAGCATTGTCGATAACAAAAAGTCATTCAGGAATTCTATTAACAGAACTTATAAAACAACTAAAAGAAAATTCAGCTTTCAATTCAATTGAGCAATCAGAAGTTGAAGAAATACTTCAAAATTTAATTGAAATTGATTTCCTTGAAAAACTACAGCGCGAGGTTATAGTTGGTGTTCAAGGAGAGAAAGTTGTTAATAGTAGAGAGTTTTATAGCGTTTTCAAAACCGAAGAAAATTTTAAAGTTGTAAATGCAGGTAATACAATCGGAGAAATTCCATTTTCACCTCAAATTATAGAAGATGAAAACATATTACTATCTGCCAAAATCTGGAAGATAACGTTCGTTGACCATAAAGCAAAAAAAATAGAAGTTATTCCTGCGAAAGACGGAAAAAAGCCAATATTTTTTGGTGGTGGTGCTATTCTTCATCAAAAAATAAGAGAGAAAATGTTTGAGATTTTGTATTCTAAAACAGAATACGATTTTCTTGACGAACCGAGTTTTGAAGAAATAGAAATGATGCGTAAAGATTTTTCTGTTTTCAATATCAAGGATCTGCAATCTGAAAGACCATTATTGACAGCAGAAAAACATTTGCAACTATTCACATTTACAGGAACAAGAATAAATAGGACGTTACAATTGCTTTTGAATATTGCTGGAATTAAAAACACGCTTGACGACAGTAACAGCTCGTTTAATATTGAAGTTCCAAAAGAGGATATGATATCTAAATGGAATTATGTATCCTTTCCTTTAACAGACATTGATACTCATATTTCAACACTTTTAGAGACTAACCCGACACTTTTAGATTTCTCTAAATGGGGAAACTATTTGCCAAAAATATATCAAGTTAAACTTGTAAAGAATAAATATTTTGATATTGAGCAGACAAAGGAACTATTAAATAAATTAAAATTAATCAATAACAAACAGACTTGA
- a CDS encoding IS3 family transposase — protein sequence MLEEYKAEVIELIEEAHDNGARYSKACQVVGISLRTLQRWKCCGVKDNRKGAVKRVVRKLEAETRQAIIGHCNTERYQDLNPHEIVPLLLNEGVYLASVSTFYRVLKAEHLVHHRSNTRPKQGYGKPPERLATGSDQVYCWDITWLPRTVKGLFFYAYVVIDIFDKTIVGWSVHEEEHEQYSRDLFERTLQGRKIALRALHADNGHPMKGITLMALLTSLNVEISHNRPRVSNDNPFIESFFKTLKYRVNYPLRFRDLMHAREWMASFVNWYNTEHLHSAIGHVTPHQLRTGEARCIFERRNLVMQQARTAYPERWGSRPAKYWASPKEVVLNPDKER from the coding sequence ATCCTTGAGGAGTACAAGGCAGAAGTCATCGAGCTGATTGAAGAAGCTCATGACAACGGAGCGCGGTACAGCAAGGCCTGTCAGGTGGTCGGAATCTCTCTTCGGACACTCCAGCGCTGGAAATGCTGCGGGGTCAAGGACAACAGGAAAGGCGCTGTCAAGCGCGTTGTCCGGAAACTGGAAGCGGAAACCCGTCAGGCCATTATTGGGCACTGCAACACGGAGCGCTATCAGGATCTGAACCCGCATGAAATCGTGCCGCTCCTGCTCAATGAAGGCGTGTATCTGGCCTCGGTGAGCACGTTTTACCGGGTGCTGAAAGCAGAGCATCTGGTGCATCACCGGAGCAACACGAGACCGAAGCAAGGATACGGCAAACCGCCGGAACGACTGGCAACAGGCTCGGATCAGGTGTACTGCTGGGACATCACCTGGCTGCCGAGAACGGTTAAAGGGCTCTTCTTCTATGCCTATGTTGTCATCGACATTTTCGATAAAACCATTGTCGGATGGTCGGTACACGAGGAAGAACACGAACAGTATAGCCGTGATCTGTTCGAAAGGACGTTGCAAGGCAGGAAGATAGCGCTACGAGCCCTGCATGCCGACAATGGTCATCCGATGAAGGGAATCACGTTGATGGCTCTGTTGACATCGTTGAACGTCGAAATATCGCATAACCGGCCACGGGTCAGCAACGACAATCCGTTCATCGAATCGTTCTTTAAAACCCTGAAATATCGGGTCAACTATCCTCTTCGATTCAGAGACCTGATGCATGCTCGGGAATGGATGGCAAGTTTTGTGAACTGGTACAATACGGAGCACCTGCATTCAGCCATTGGCCATGTGACACCGCACCAGTTACGAACAGGGGAAGCAAGATGTATTTTCGAGAGGAGAAACCTTGTTATGCAGCAAGCGCGGACAGCATATCCGGAACGATGGGGATCACGACCGGCAAAATATTGGGCTTCACCGAAAGAGGTGGTGCTGAATCCCGATAAAGAGCGCTGA
- a CDS encoding DUF433 domain-containing protein yields the protein MNEWQKRITINPDQCGGRPCIRGLRIRVIDILDLLAAGLNQDEILDELPDLEKEDILAALKYASKKLDHPVIAA from the coding sequence ATGAACGAGTGGCAAAAGCGGATTACCATCAACCCTGATCAGTGCGGCGGGCGTCCATGCATACGTGGACTGCGAATCAGGGTAATCGACATCCTTGACCTCCTTGCCGCAGGCCTGAATCAGGATGAAATACTCGATGAATTACCCGATCTTGAAAAAGAAGATATTCTGGCGGCATTGAAATATGCCAGCAAAAAACTCGACCATCCGGTGATTGCGGCATGA
- a CDS encoding helix-turn-helix domain-containing protein produces MLIEEAHENGARYSKACEVVGISLRTLQRWKSGCLNDRRKGSKKTVPRKVPQEIREEIVAVCNEQRFRDQTPYEIVPQLLTEGRYLASESTIYRILRERDLLHHRSELRVRHRHSKPPERRATGSDQVYTWDITYTPSKGHPIVRKAKSFFCQVYNITLLRR; encoded by the coding sequence ATGCTGATAGAAGAAGCACATGAAAACGGAGCGCGCTACAGCAAGGCCTGTGAGGTTGTGGGGATCTCTCTTCGGACCCTGCAGCGCTGGAAAAGCGGTTGCCTGAACGACCGGCGAAAAGGCTCCAAGAAAACCGTTCCGAGAAAAGTGCCCCAGGAAATCAGGGAAGAGATCGTCGCAGTCTGCAATGAACAGCGATTCCGGGATCAGACGCCGTATGAAATCGTCCCGCAACTCCTGACAGAAGGCCGGTATCTGGCCTCTGAAAGCACGATCTACCGTATCCTGAGGGAAAGGGACCTGCTGCACCATAGGAGCGAACTGCGCGTACGCCATCGCCACTCCAAGCCGCCGGAACGACGGGCGACAGGGTCGGATCAAGTGTACACGTGGGACATCACCTACACGCCATCTAAGGGACATCCCATAGTGAGAAAAGCAAAATCTTTTTTTTGTCAAGTGTACAATATTACCCTACTGCGTCGATAA
- a CDS encoding IS110 family RNA-guided transposase, producing MYNETERLNAYRQMRSSIRNSGQYLIVGIDIAKEKHHAFFGTAAGKVLCKQLIFTNDKSGFELLIARAEQLRLQHQLTYVVFGMEPTANYHKPLAEYLIQEDAMVVQVSGTAVVRNRELLDNRWDKHDRKDAANVADLVGAGKCQFYDNPPQAIHDLRELLSLRRRYRKLESGIRTRIRNNLLALYFPELDCRFTSFQQDCLTIIKTCLSPAAIAAMPFEEFKRRIVIRQKGKRQESFLEDIWNSAHHTVGRPVDETVQYMAAQSVSQLEHFRAEIDNLDRQIFMIASSLPEYKYLISIPGFGPFISAKLLATINDPDRFSNEAQVIKLAGFDLCASRSGKPSGKAIPQISKKGNAELRFALVQAAIVATTRNTLFIRYLNQKLQGREQEKGILKKMRTKVASKLLVIAWTLMKQHEYFNGEHLRLT from the coding sequence ATGTACAACGAAACAGAAAGACTCAACGCTTATCGGCAGATGCGATCGAGTATCCGTAATTCCGGGCAGTATCTGATAGTGGGTATCGATATTGCCAAAGAGAAACATCATGCATTTTTTGGTACTGCCGCCGGTAAAGTCTTGTGCAAGCAACTGATCTTTACCAATGACAAAAGCGGTTTTGAACTGCTTATAGCACGAGCCGAGCAGCTCAGATTGCAGCATCAGCTAACGTATGTGGTGTTCGGCATGGAACCTACAGCCAATTATCATAAGCCATTAGCTGAATACCTTATTCAAGAGGATGCGATGGTGGTGCAGGTTTCCGGTACGGCCGTTGTACGAAACCGGGAGTTGCTCGATAATCGCTGGGATAAGCATGATCGCAAGGATGCCGCCAATGTGGCCGATCTGGTGGGGGCGGGAAAGTGCCAGTTTTACGACAATCCGCCACAGGCGATTCATGATCTTCGGGAGTTGCTTAGCCTGAGGCGTCGGTACCGTAAACTGGAATCCGGAATCAGAACCCGTATCAGGAACAACCTGCTTGCGTTGTACTTCCCGGAGCTGGATTGCCGGTTCACTTCCTTCCAGCAGGATTGCCTGACCATTATCAAGACCTGCCTCTCACCGGCAGCGATTGCGGCAATGCCCTTCGAGGAGTTTAAGCGGCGGATCGTCATCCGGCAAAAAGGAAAACGACAGGAATCGTTTCTGGAGGATATCTGGAACTCCGCTCACCACACCGTCGGCAGGCCGGTCGATGAGACCGTACAATACATGGCTGCGCAGTCGGTAAGTCAGCTTGAACACTTCAGAGCGGAAATCGACAATCTTGACCGGCAGATTTTCATGATCGCCTCTTCTTTGCCAGAGTACAAGTATCTGATCAGTATTCCGGGATTCGGGCCGTTCATCAGCGCAAAACTTCTTGCCACTATCAATGATCCGGATCGATTCTCCAATGAGGCACAGGTGATTAAACTGGCCGGTTTTGATCTCTGTGCCTCACGAAGTGGCAAGCCATCAGGTAAAGCGATTCCTCAGATATCCAAGAAAGGCAATGCTGAACTGCGCTTTGCCTTGGTACAGGCGGCTATTGTTGCCACCACAAGAAATACCCTGTTCATCAGGTACCTGAACCAGAAACTGCAAGGACGAGAACAGGAAAAAGGAATTCTGAAGAAAATGCGAACCAAGGTAGCCTCAAAACTCCTTGTCATCGCTTGGACACTGATGAAACAACACGAGTATTTTAATGGTGAACATTTGAGACTCACATAA